GCGCTTCAGAGGCCGGGGTCCTGACGGTTCTGGATATCAAGGATCACGTGCTCGACGGCCCGCCTGAAAAGGTGGCACGGCTCGCCTCCTGCGGCAAACCCCTTCCCGGGGTCAGCGTAAAGGTCCTGAATGAGGCGGACAAAGAAGTGAAACCCGGCGAGATCGGAGAACTGACCACCAAGGGCGACATGGTCATGAGGGGATACTGGAAGATGCCCGATGAAACCGCCCGCACCCTGAAGGACGGCAGGTTTTTTACCGGCGATCTGTGTACCGTGGATGCGGAAGGGTATATTTTTATAAAAGACCGAAAAAAGGATATGATCATCAGCGGCGGCTTCAACGTCTATCCGTACGAGGTGGAGAGCGTCCTTCAGGAACATCCGGCCATTGTGGATGCAGCGGTTTTCGGCATTCCGGATGAAAAATGGGGGGAGGCGGTCTGTGCCCAGGTAGTATTGGGCAAGGGGATGAGCGTGGATGAAGAGGAGATCCTTCGATTTATGAAACAGCATCTGGCTGATTACAAGAAGCCCAGGAAAATCGAGTTTGTATCCAAAATACCGCGTACGCCTACGGGCAAGATTCTCAAACGCGAACTGCGGGCCAGGTATTGGGAGGGCCAAGAGCGAAAAGTGTAAACGAAAGGTGTAAAGGCCATGAACGGCAATACCGGAAAAATCATCGAGGTTGATCTTACCAAAGGCGATATCGGGATAACGCACCTGCCGGAAGACTATTACACAAGATATGTGGGCGGGAGCGGTCTCGGGGCAAGGCTCTTCTGGGACCGGGGAGACTTTGATGCCGACCCGCTGTCCCCCCAAGCCATGCTCCTCTTCATGAACGGTCCCTTTGCCGGGCTTAGGCTTTCCGGAACCAGCAGAAGCAGTGTTGCGGGACGCTCGCCGCTGACACGGGGATTTTCCGAATCCTCCTGTGGCGGCTATTTTGCCCCTGAATTGCGGTACGCGGGCTTTGACGGGATCATCATAACGGGCGCATCACCTATGCCTTCGCTCCTTTTGATAAGGGATGATCATGTCGAACTCGTGGATGCACGCGCCCATTGGGGGCGTGGGGTCGAGGAAACAACCCGATCGTTGAAGGACCAATACGGCAAGAAGTTCAGGACCCTTGTGATCGGTCCGGCAGGAGAAAACCGCGTCCCTTTTGCCAATATCCTGAATGAAGCCCATCACGCATTCGGGCGCGCCGGTTTCGGGGCCGTCATGGGCGCCAAGAACCTGAAGGCCATTGTGGTAAATGGAACAAACCGGTCCGTGAAAATGGCCGACCCCAAGCGGTTTGAAGAACTGCGGGCCGAGCTGAACCCGAGGATCCGGGAAGGACTCATCTCCGAGGTGCTCCACGATTTCGGCACCGCGGGGAGCCTGGAGGGGCACGTCTATGACGGTGATGTCCCCATCAAAAACTGGACTTCCAACTTTTGGGAAGAGATGGCGGAGGCCCTTACGGGGAGCACCCTGGAGGAAAAATATCTCACCAGGCGGGCCACCTGCGCCTTCTGCGCCATCGCCTGCAAGCGGGTCGTGGCGGTCAAGGAAGGACCTTTTGCCGTTCCCGAGGGACCCGGACCCGAATATGAGACCATTGTAAGCTTTGGCGCCCTCCTGGGCGCCATGGATCTCGCCGCAACCTGCAAGGCAGGGAGAATGTGCAACGATCTGGGGTTAGACACCATATCCGCAGGGGCAACCATCGCCTGGGCCATGGAGGCATTTGACAGGGGAGACCTCACGTCGGCGGATGCGGGGGGAATGGACCTCAAATGGGGGGATATGGAGCGGGTGATCGACCTCCTGCCCATGATCGCAAAAAGGGAGGGAAAGATCGGGGAACTTCTTTCGCGGGGCAGTTTATGGGCAGCCAACAAGATCGGCAAAGGCGCCGTTGCCTATACCGCCCAGAGCAAGGGCCTGGAGGCCCCCATGCATGATCCCAGGGGCGGCGGCCACGGCAAGGCCCTTGCCTATGCCGTAAGCCCCAGGGGGGCGTGCCATGTTTCCACGACCATGCATTTCATGGAGTCGGGAGCGTGCTATTACCCTGAAATAGGCTTTGATTATGATCTTGAACCCATGACCGGCGAGCTGAAACCGGAGGTCGCGGTGGTTGCGGTGGAGTTGGGCAGCATCGAAAACAGCGCGTGCTACTGCCAGTTTGCCGATCGGCAGATCACCCTAACCGAATGGGTTGATCTGTTTAACGCCGTTGCCGGTTACGGATGGGAAATCCCGGATATGATGCGGGCGGGCAGAAGGATATTCTACTTGAAAAGACTCCTCAACCACCGGTTCGGTTTCAGGGCCGTGGATGACGATCTCACCCCGCGCATGCTTGAACCCGCAAGGGACGGGGAGCCGGAGGGGGTCGAAATGGACCTGGCCGGCATGAAGGAACGATTTTACGAACTCATGGGCCTGGACCCGAAGGAAGGGATTCCGCTGAAAGAGACACTCCTGAGATTCGACATGGCCGATGAAGCCCAATCGGTCTGGGAGCGGATGCGTGTTGACTAACGTGACAACCTCGGCTAAGGCTTATGCATCCTCAAAAAGGGATGTCCTCTTTTTCCAAATCATCGTCATCATAATCTAATGGCATCATTTCACTTGCAAGATTGAAAAAAACACCCAAAGACTCGCATAAATTCTTTACAATTCGGCTATAAACCTCTCTTTCATTTAGTTCCTTTGCCTTGGCCATTGCTTTCAATGCAGAATTTAATTCTTTTGACAAACCGTCTATTATTTTATCAGGATCCATAAAATAAGTTCTCCTTTCTATTTGTGATGTGAACGTTACCAATAACCAGTCCAGGCGGTTCTATAGACTGGCCTGGGGCGTAGGAAATCTCTTGGACAGCATGCGATGGTAACTGAAAACCTTTATGTGGACTCCGACATAAAGGACCAGGGAATCAATATCGGAAAACAGAGAATCAAAGAAATACTCTCTCAGCCCTTCTCCTTGCTTCTCGTAGAACAATCTCCCCTCATGTAAATCTTCAATTGCAGAAGAAGGAACCTTGATTTTCATTCGAATCGTTCCCTAAGTTCCTTTCTTGCGGTATTCCATTCGACTTTCTTTTCCTCTCCCAAATACTCTCCCCTCTCCACTGAAAATCCAATGTTGGCCAAGCTATCTCCAGTTCTTTGCAAGCGCCGCATGAGATATACCAATTTCAATTAAAGTTTTAAAGAGGATTTCCCCGTCTTGATATGATGTAATACTCTGGGAGCGTCTAATCGGGCTAATCTTGACATAATTTCCCATCTATCATTTTCTGATTACCCTGTTAATCTTAATATCTTAAGGTCATCCCGCTGCCCGTCCCGCTGCCTGTACGTATCAAGGGGGCAATTGAACCGAAATGCGTTCATGGCCTTTCAGCTTAAATCCGCAAAACTATACTTTCGTATAATTTACACCGTAAGGATCATCTGTTAAAATGACAGGGAACACGAAACAAAGGAGGGTGGAACATGTCTGAGCACCGATATCTGGATCTCTTCCTCAGCGAGGAAGACAAGATGGCCAAGGAAGCGTTTAGAAACTTTGTCGATAAAGAGATTATGCCTTTTCGCCAGAAAATAGACGATGATGAGGAGCACCATATCGTCAATAAGATCCTTCAGGGCATGACCGAAATGGGCATTCAAAAGGCGGCTTTTCCAACGGAGTACGGAGGCGGGGGCAGCACCTCGCTCGTCTCTGCGGCCGTGATGCATGAAGAATTCGGCAGGGGAGACAGCGGAATAGCCACGGCCGCCACGGTGACCACCTGGGCGTTCAACGCGGCCATCATGGCCAACAACAAGGCCGTGCTGGATCATTTCGCCCCCATGTTCTGCGGGGATAAACTGAAAAAGGCCTGTTTTTCCATCACCGAGCCCGGCGGATCCCATGGCGGCGGGGGATGCGATATAGAAAATCCCTCGCTGCACGGAAGAAAGATCAGGACGACGGCCAAACTGGATGGGGACGAGTGGGTGATCAATGGACAGAAGGCCTGGGGTTCCAATGCGGGTGTGTCAGAGGCCTACTGCGTGGTCTGCACCACCGATCCCGAAGCAGGGGATGAAGGACTTGCCCTGATCTATGTGCCTTCGCCCACAGAGGGACTTTCATTTGGAAAATTTGAAAACAAAGCGGGTATGCAAGGGGACAGGAATTGCACCAT
This window of the Deltaproteobacteria bacterium genome carries:
- a CDS encoding AMP-binding protein, with translation ASEAGVLTVLDIKDHVLDGPPEKVARLASCGKPLPGVSVKVLNEADKEVKPGEIGELTTKGDMVMRGYWKMPDETARTLKDGRFFTGDLCTVDAEGYIFIKDRKKDMIISGGFNVYPYEVESVLQEHPAIVDAAVFGIPDEKWGEAVCAQVVLGKGMSVDEEEILRFMKQHLADYKKPRKIEFVSKIPRTPTGKILKRELRARYWEGQERKV
- a CDS encoding acyl-CoA dehydrogenase family protein, yielding MSEHRYLDLFLSEEDKMAKEAFRNFVDKEIMPFRQKIDDDEEHHIVNKILQGMTEMGIQKAAFPTEYGGGGSTSLVSAAVMHEEFGRGDSGIATAATVTTWAFNAAIMANNKAVLDHFAPMFCGDKLKKACFSITEPGGSHGGGGCDIENPSLHGRKIRTTAKLDGDEWVINGQKAWGSNAGVSEAYCVVCTTDPEAGDEGLALIYVPSPTEGLSFGKFENKAGMQGDRNCTMYLEDVRVPKAFRAAGPGVDAQLFHGNVIAARILTGALAVGNAQAAYETVLKYTGERIVSEKPIRQHSICAGILADMAIGIETARMYYLGAAYMFDHPDVYGPPFSNFMLSRASIAKVYAADVAVMVTNKAMELMGSYGYVRDYDVEKYWRDCKIIQLWEGGAQLGRLDVCRGYYDCNL
- a CDS encoding aldehyde ferredoxin oxidoreductase family protein is translated as MNGNTGKIIEVDLTKGDIGITHLPEDYYTRYVGGSGLGARLFWDRGDFDADPLSPQAMLLFMNGPFAGLRLSGTSRSSVAGRSPLTRGFSESSCGGYFAPELRYAGFDGIIITGASPMPSLLLIRDDHVELVDARAHWGRGVEETTRSLKDQYGKKFRTLVIGPAGENRVPFANILNEAHHAFGRAGFGAVMGAKNLKAIVVNGTNRSVKMADPKRFEELRAELNPRIREGLISEVLHDFGTAGSLEGHVYDGDVPIKNWTSNFWEEMAEALTGSTLEEKYLTRRATCAFCAIACKRVVAVKEGPFAVPEGPGPEYETIVSFGALLGAMDLAATCKAGRMCNDLGLDTISAGATIAWAMEAFDRGDLTSADAGGMDLKWGDMERVIDLLPMIAKREGKIGELLSRGSLWAANKIGKGAVAYTAQSKGLEAPMHDPRGGGHGKALAYAVSPRGACHVSTTMHFMESGACYYPEIGFDYDLEPMTGELKPEVAVVAVELGSIENSACYCQFADRQITLTEWVDLFNAVAGYGWEIPDMMRAGRRIFYLKRLLNHRFGFRAVDDDLTPRMLEPARDGEPEGVEMDLAGMKERFYELMGLDPKEGIPLKETLLRFDMADEAQSVWERMRVD